The nucleotide window CGGAGACAGTCACCGAGCTCCAGATCGTCACGCTCGAGCCACATCTCGTGTGCGGCAGATGATCCCGCGATGACTGCATATGCAACCGCGGTCGGGTACGCGTCGTCGTCACGGCCGGCCGAGTGCGTCCGGACGAGATCGGCGATGACCGTCCGCCATTGCCGATAGACGACGTTCGCCTGCGCCTGCACCGCGGGGACCGTGAGGATGAGCTGCGCCCGATGGCGCGCCCACCGCGCTTCGGCCCGGCCGTGATCGACTGAGGCGATGAACGCCTCGGTCACGATCAGGTGGGGAGGGGCGTCGGTGGCCGCCGCGGCGACGAGTTGGCGGAAGTGATCGAGTTCGGCCGC belongs to Gordonia sp. KTR9 and includes:
- a CDS encoding acyl-CoA-like ligand-binding transcription factor, translated to MAGMETARSSEARADRGGRPATTSAHELAARAQELFLERGFEKTSVGDIADAAGVSRRTFFRYFPTKADVVWVESAAELDHFRQLVAAAATDAPPHLIVTEAFIASVDHGRAEARWARHRAQLILTVPAVQAQANVVYRQWRTVIADLVRTHSAGRDDDAYPTAVAYAVIAGSSAAHEMWLERDDLELGDCLRRMFELMVPEPPSDR